In one window of Denticeps clupeoides chromosome 2, fDenClu1.1, whole genome shotgun sequence DNA:
- the ppp4r1 gene encoding serine/threonine-protein phosphatase 4 regulatory subunit 1 isoform X1 — protein MADLSLLQEDSQEEIDGFGVDDYSSESDAIILPSALDFVSQDEMLTPLGRLDKYVSSENIFNRQMVARSLLDTLKAVSEDERDCVAVLERVSRLADDSEPTVRAELMEQVPHIAIFCQVNRPSIPFAFSKYLLPIVVRYLADPNNQVRKTSQAALLMLLEKELIERVDIESLVCPVLVDLTAPDSNDDVKTEAMAIICNMAPMVGKDITERLFLPRFCEMCCDCRMFHVRKVCAANFGDMCSVVGGEATEELLLPRFFQLCSDNVWGVRKACAECFMTVSSATSQEVRRTKLATLFISLISDPSRWVRQAAFQSLGQFISTFASPSSSAGQYFKEGGDEGDRSTKDRLNNSFGDISENSNLAEPSIRVSSEDWREDHLECQNQKENVTSPEQDSSSQNRLCHQENSRGDVLGFCRTQDCSVDVGEEGGGEQAAEELASDCCDSDASSKCLIGEAQPPYDLLDPDMGPSEEQLLSSRDPPTNEHSNSTQGLVVQDLHEESASTVEPTEQSDSPRQNIPEQELYNSFHYWRTPIPEIDLDMELLEKERRSDSPSLGPSGRCGATPALGRKQLEELIENLEPHIDDPDVKAQVDVLTAALRATTLDPHLEEKFLLSSRMQVSHDNPFGVSLMESSELESREATLHISHGGDSELSDCSSLEEEKKSKQQDVVPQALLDQYLSMTDPSRAQTVDMEIAKHCAYSLPGVALTLGRQNWHCLRDTYETLAADMQWKVRRTLAFSIHELALILGDQLTAADLVPIFNSFMKDLDEVRIGVLKHLYDFLKLLHQETRRKYLYQLQEFLVTDNSRNWRFRSELAEQLVLLLELYSGQDVYDYLRPVAFKLCTDKVSSVRWTSYRLLSEMIRKLSTCPALLVDFLVELVDKFCHCPKWSGRQAFAFVCQLVIEDVCLSLEHFSEHLLAPLLQLASDPVPNVRALLAKTIRQSLLEREYFLHSANSHQEALEQTLVALQMDLDKDVKYFASVHPGSTRINEDAMSTTSSTY, from the exons ATGGCGG ATTTGTctttgctccaggaggactccCAGGAGGAGATAGACGGAT TTGGTGTGGATGACTACAGCTCAGAGTCTGACGCCATTATTCTACCTTCAGCCTTGGACTTCGTATCGCAGGATGAGATGCTGACGCCTCTGGGAAGACTGGATAAATACGTTTCgagtgaaaacatttttaacag ACAGATGGTTGCTAGAAGTTTGTTGGACACGCTGAAAGCGGTCAGCGAAGACGAGAGGGACTGTGTTGCGGTCTTGGAGCGAGTGAGCAGGCTCGCGGATGACTCAG AGCCTACAGTTAGAGCGGAACTGATGGAACAAGTTCCTCACATTGCCATTTTCTGCCAAGTGAACCGGCCTTCCATTCCGTTTGCCTTTTCAAAGTACCTGCTACCGATTGTAGTGCGATACCTCGCAGATCCGAATAATCAG GTTCGAAAGACTAGTCAGGCGGCGCTTCTCATGTTGCTGGAGAAGGAGTTGATTGAGAGAGTGGACATCGAGAGCCTGGTCTGCCCCGTACTAGTCGACCTCACGGCGCCGGACAGCAACGATGATGTTAAGACTGAGGCCATGGCG ATCATCTGTAATATGGCGCCAATGGTGGGCAAAGACATCACAGAGCGGCTCTTCCTCCCAAGGTTCTGCGAGATGTGCTGCGACTGCAGGATGTTCCACGTGCGCAAG gTCTGCGCTGCAAATTTTGGGGATATGTGTTCTGTTGTTGGTGGGGAGGCTACTGAGGAGCTGTTG CTGCCGCGTTTTTTCCAGCTCTGCTCCGATAACGTGTGGGGGGTGCGGAAAGCCTGCGCCGAGTGCTTCATGACCGTTTCCTCCGCAACATCGCAGGAAGTGCGGCGGACCAAACTCGCCACGCTGTTCATCAGCCTCATAAGCGACCCCTCCCGATGG GTGAGGCAGGCTGCCTTCCAGTCCCTTGGGCAGTTTATCTCCACCTTCGCCAGCCCCTCCAGCAGCGCGGGCCAGTATTTCAAAGAGGGTGGGGACGAGGGAGACCGGAGCACGAAAGACAGACTGAATAATAG TTTTGGGGACATTTCAGAGAACTCGAATCTTGCCGAGCCCTCCATCAGAGTATCTTCAGAGGACTGGCGAGAGGACCACCTTGAATGTCAGAACCAGAAAGAGAATGTGACCTCCCCAGAACAGGACTCTAGTTCCCAGAACCGCCTCTGCCATCAGGAGAACAGTCGGGGTGATGTTCTGGGCTTCTGCCGGACCCAGGATTGCAGCGTGGATGTTGGTGAGGAAGGAGGTGGCGAGCAAGCAGCCGAGGAATTGGCTAGCGATTGTTGTGACAGTGATGCCAGTTCAAAGTGCCTCATCGGTGAAGCACAGCCCCCATATGACCTGTTAGATCCTGACATGGGTCCCTCAGAAGAGCAGCTTCTGAGTTCACGCGATCCCCCCACAAATGAGCACAGCAATTCTACGCAGGGCCTTGTGGTGCAGGACCTGCATGAGGAGAGTGCCTCCACCGTGGAGCCTACTGAACAGTCAGACTCCCCGAGacagaacattccagaacaggAACTGTACAATTCTTTTCACTACTGGAGGACGCCCATCCCCGAGATTGATCTGGacatggagctgctggagaaggAGCGCCGTAGCGATTCACCCAGCCTCGGGCCCTCTGGTCGATGCGGAGCTACCCCAGCCCTGGGCAGGAAGCAACTGGAGGAGCTCATTGAGAACCTTGAGCCGCACATTGATGACCCAGATGTAAAGG CACAAGTAGATGTTCTTACTGCTGCCCTCAGAGCCACAACACTAGACCCACATCTGGAGGAGAAGTTTCTACTGTCCAGTCGCATGCAGGTCTCCCATGATAACCCATTTGGTGTATCCCTGATGGAATCCAGTGAGTTAGAG AGTCGAGAAGCAACCCTCCACATCAGCCATGGTGGTGACTCTGAGCTGAGTGACTGCAGCagtctggaggaggagaagaaatcCAAACAGCAG GATGTGGTGCCTCAAGCTCTTCTGGATCAGTATTTATCCATGACCGACCCTTCTCGTGCCCAGACGGTGGACATGGAGATTGCCAAACATTGTGCCTACAGCCTCCCAGGTGTTGCCCTGACCTTGGGCAGACAGAACTGGCACTGTCTGCGGGACACTTATGAGACACTTGCTGCTGATATGCAG TGGAAGGTGAGGCGGACGCTGGCCTTCTCCATCCATGAGCTGGCTCTCATCTTGGGAGATCAGTTGACTGCTGCAGACCTGGTGCCCATCTTTAACAGCTTCATGAAAGACTTGGATGAGGTGCGGATAGGAGTGCTGAAGCACCTCTATGACTTCCTCAAG CTGCTACATCAAGAAACCCGTCGCAAATACCTCTATCAGCTTCAGGAATTCCTAGTGACAGACAACAGCCGAAACTGGCGCTTCAGATCCGAACTAGCTga GCAGCTGGTGCTGTTGTTGGAGCTGTATAGTGGACAGGACGTATATGACTACCTGAGACCTGTGGCCTTTAAGCTGTGCACAGACAAAGTGTCTTCTGTACGATGGACGTCTTACAGACTG CTGAGTGAGATGATCAGGAAGCTGTCGACTTGTCCCGCGCTGCTGGTAGATTTTCTAGTGGAGCTGGTGGATAAATTCTGCCACTGTCCGAAGTGGTCTGGACGACAAGCCTTTGCCTTTGTGTGTCAG CTGGTGATAGAGGATGTCTGCTTGTCTCTGGAACACTTCTCAGAGCACCTGCTGGCCCCACTGCTCCAACTGGCATCAGACCCAGTGCCCAATGTAAGGGCGCTGCTGGCCAAGACCATCCGACAGAGCTTGCTGGAAAGAG
- the ppp4r1 gene encoding serine/threonine-protein phosphatase 4 regulatory subunit 1 isoform X4 produces the protein MLTPLGRLDKYVSSENIFNRQMVARSLLDTLKAVSEDERDCVAVLERVSRLADDSEPTVRAELMEQVPHIAIFCQVNRPSIPFAFSKYLLPIVVRYLADPNNQVRKTSQAALLMLLEKELIERVDIESLVCPVLVDLTAPDSNDDVKTEAMAIICNMAPMVGKDITERLFLPRFCEMCCDCRMFHVRKVCAANFGDMCSVVGGEATEELLLPRFFQLCSDNVWGVRKACAECFMTVSSATSQEVRRTKLATLFISLISDPSRWVRQAAFQSLGQFISTFASPSSSAGQYFKEGGDEGDRSTKDRLNNSFGDISENSNLAEPSIRVSSEDWREDHLECQNQKENVTSPEQDSSSQNRLCHQENSRGDVLGFCRTQDCSVDVGEEGGGEQAAEELASDCCDSDASSKCLIGEAQPPYDLLDPDMGPSEEQLLSSRDPPTNEHSNSTQGLVVQDLHEESASTVEPTEQSDSPRQNIPEQELYNSFHYWRTPIPEIDLDMELLEKERRSDSPSLGPSGRCGATPALGRKQLEELIENLEPHIDDPDVKAQVDVLTAALRATTLDPHLEEKFLLSSRMQVSHDNPFGVSLMESSELESREATLHISHGGDSELSDCSSLEEEKKSKQQDVVPQALLDQYLSMTDPSRAQTVDMEIAKHCAYSLPGVALTLGRQNWHCLRDTYETLAADMQWKVRRTLAFSIHELALILGDQLTAADLVPIFNSFMKDLDEVRIGVLKHLYDFLKLLHQETRRKYLYQLQEFLVTDNSRNWRFRSELAEQLVLLLELYSGQDVYDYLRPVAFKLCTDKVSSVRWTSYRLLSEMIRKLSTCPALLVDFLVELVDKFCHCPKWSGRQAFAFVCQLVIEDVCLSLEHFSEHLLAPLLQLASDPVPNVRALLAKTIRQSLLEREYFLHSANSHQEALEQTLVALQMDLDKDVKYFASVHPGSTRINEDAMSTTSSTY, from the exons ATGCTGACGCCTCTGGGAAGACTGGATAAATACGTTTCgagtgaaaacatttttaacag ACAGATGGTTGCTAGAAGTTTGTTGGACACGCTGAAAGCGGTCAGCGAAGACGAGAGGGACTGTGTTGCGGTCTTGGAGCGAGTGAGCAGGCTCGCGGATGACTCAG AGCCTACAGTTAGAGCGGAACTGATGGAACAAGTTCCTCACATTGCCATTTTCTGCCAAGTGAACCGGCCTTCCATTCCGTTTGCCTTTTCAAAGTACCTGCTACCGATTGTAGTGCGATACCTCGCAGATCCGAATAATCAG GTTCGAAAGACTAGTCAGGCGGCGCTTCTCATGTTGCTGGAGAAGGAGTTGATTGAGAGAGTGGACATCGAGAGCCTGGTCTGCCCCGTACTAGTCGACCTCACGGCGCCGGACAGCAACGATGATGTTAAGACTGAGGCCATGGCG ATCATCTGTAATATGGCGCCAATGGTGGGCAAAGACATCACAGAGCGGCTCTTCCTCCCAAGGTTCTGCGAGATGTGCTGCGACTGCAGGATGTTCCACGTGCGCAAG gTCTGCGCTGCAAATTTTGGGGATATGTGTTCTGTTGTTGGTGGGGAGGCTACTGAGGAGCTGTTG CTGCCGCGTTTTTTCCAGCTCTGCTCCGATAACGTGTGGGGGGTGCGGAAAGCCTGCGCCGAGTGCTTCATGACCGTTTCCTCCGCAACATCGCAGGAAGTGCGGCGGACCAAACTCGCCACGCTGTTCATCAGCCTCATAAGCGACCCCTCCCGATGG GTGAGGCAGGCTGCCTTCCAGTCCCTTGGGCAGTTTATCTCCACCTTCGCCAGCCCCTCCAGCAGCGCGGGCCAGTATTTCAAAGAGGGTGGGGACGAGGGAGACCGGAGCACGAAAGACAGACTGAATAATAG TTTTGGGGACATTTCAGAGAACTCGAATCTTGCCGAGCCCTCCATCAGAGTATCTTCAGAGGACTGGCGAGAGGACCACCTTGAATGTCAGAACCAGAAAGAGAATGTGACCTCCCCAGAACAGGACTCTAGTTCCCAGAACCGCCTCTGCCATCAGGAGAACAGTCGGGGTGATGTTCTGGGCTTCTGCCGGACCCAGGATTGCAGCGTGGATGTTGGTGAGGAAGGAGGTGGCGAGCAAGCAGCCGAGGAATTGGCTAGCGATTGTTGTGACAGTGATGCCAGTTCAAAGTGCCTCATCGGTGAAGCACAGCCCCCATATGACCTGTTAGATCCTGACATGGGTCCCTCAGAAGAGCAGCTTCTGAGTTCACGCGATCCCCCCACAAATGAGCACAGCAATTCTACGCAGGGCCTTGTGGTGCAGGACCTGCATGAGGAGAGTGCCTCCACCGTGGAGCCTACTGAACAGTCAGACTCCCCGAGacagaacattccagaacaggAACTGTACAATTCTTTTCACTACTGGAGGACGCCCATCCCCGAGATTGATCTGGacatggagctgctggagaaggAGCGCCGTAGCGATTCACCCAGCCTCGGGCCCTCTGGTCGATGCGGAGCTACCCCAGCCCTGGGCAGGAAGCAACTGGAGGAGCTCATTGAGAACCTTGAGCCGCACATTGATGACCCAGATGTAAAGG CACAAGTAGATGTTCTTACTGCTGCCCTCAGAGCCACAACACTAGACCCACATCTGGAGGAGAAGTTTCTACTGTCCAGTCGCATGCAGGTCTCCCATGATAACCCATTTGGTGTATCCCTGATGGAATCCAGTGAGTTAGAG AGTCGAGAAGCAACCCTCCACATCAGCCATGGTGGTGACTCTGAGCTGAGTGACTGCAGCagtctggaggaggagaagaaatcCAAACAGCAG GATGTGGTGCCTCAAGCTCTTCTGGATCAGTATTTATCCATGACCGACCCTTCTCGTGCCCAGACGGTGGACATGGAGATTGCCAAACATTGTGCCTACAGCCTCCCAGGTGTTGCCCTGACCTTGGGCAGACAGAACTGGCACTGTCTGCGGGACACTTATGAGACACTTGCTGCTGATATGCAG TGGAAGGTGAGGCGGACGCTGGCCTTCTCCATCCATGAGCTGGCTCTCATCTTGGGAGATCAGTTGACTGCTGCAGACCTGGTGCCCATCTTTAACAGCTTCATGAAAGACTTGGATGAGGTGCGGATAGGAGTGCTGAAGCACCTCTATGACTTCCTCAAG CTGCTACATCAAGAAACCCGTCGCAAATACCTCTATCAGCTTCAGGAATTCCTAGTGACAGACAACAGCCGAAACTGGCGCTTCAGATCCGAACTAGCTga GCAGCTGGTGCTGTTGTTGGAGCTGTATAGTGGACAGGACGTATATGACTACCTGAGACCTGTGGCCTTTAAGCTGTGCACAGACAAAGTGTCTTCTGTACGATGGACGTCTTACAGACTG CTGAGTGAGATGATCAGGAAGCTGTCGACTTGTCCCGCGCTGCTGGTAGATTTTCTAGTGGAGCTGGTGGATAAATTCTGCCACTGTCCGAAGTGGTCTGGACGACAAGCCTTTGCCTTTGTGTGTCAG CTGGTGATAGAGGATGTCTGCTTGTCTCTGGAACACTTCTCAGAGCACCTGCTGGCCCCACTGCTCCAACTGGCATCAGACCCAGTGCCCAATGTAAGGGCGCTGCTGGCCAAGACCATCCGACAGAGCTTGCTGGAAAGAG
- the ppp4r1 gene encoding serine/threonine-protein phosphatase 4 regulatory subunit 1 isoform X2 produces MADLSLLQEDSQEEIDGSLDFVSQDEMLTPLGRLDKYVSSENIFNRQMVARSLLDTLKAVSEDERDCVAVLERVSRLADDSEPTVRAELMEQVPHIAIFCQVNRPSIPFAFSKYLLPIVVRYLADPNNQVRKTSQAALLMLLEKELIERVDIESLVCPVLVDLTAPDSNDDVKTEAMAIICNMAPMVGKDITERLFLPRFCEMCCDCRMFHVRKVCAANFGDMCSVVGGEATEELLLPRFFQLCSDNVWGVRKACAECFMTVSSATSQEVRRTKLATLFISLISDPSRWVRQAAFQSLGQFISTFASPSSSAGQYFKEGGDEGDRSTKDRLNNSFGDISENSNLAEPSIRVSSEDWREDHLECQNQKENVTSPEQDSSSQNRLCHQENSRGDVLGFCRTQDCSVDVGEEGGGEQAAEELASDCCDSDASSKCLIGEAQPPYDLLDPDMGPSEEQLLSSRDPPTNEHSNSTQGLVVQDLHEESASTVEPTEQSDSPRQNIPEQELYNSFHYWRTPIPEIDLDMELLEKERRSDSPSLGPSGRCGATPALGRKQLEELIENLEPHIDDPDVKAQVDVLTAALRATTLDPHLEEKFLLSSRMQVSHDNPFGVSLMESSELESREATLHISHGGDSELSDCSSLEEEKKSKQQDVVPQALLDQYLSMTDPSRAQTVDMEIAKHCAYSLPGVALTLGRQNWHCLRDTYETLAADMQWKVRRTLAFSIHELALILGDQLTAADLVPIFNSFMKDLDEVRIGVLKHLYDFLKLLHQETRRKYLYQLQEFLVTDNSRNWRFRSELAEQLVLLLELYSGQDVYDYLRPVAFKLCTDKVSSVRWTSYRLLSEMIRKLSTCPALLVDFLVELVDKFCHCPKWSGRQAFAFVCQLVIEDVCLSLEHFSEHLLAPLLQLASDPVPNVRALLAKTIRQSLLEREYFLHSANSHQEALEQTLVALQMDLDKDVKYFASVHPGSTRINEDAMSTTSSTY; encoded by the exons ATGGCGG ATTTGTctttgctccaggaggactccCAGGAGGAGATAGACGGAT CCTTGGACTTCGTATCGCAGGATGAGATGCTGACGCCTCTGGGAAGACTGGATAAATACGTTTCgagtgaaaacatttttaacag ACAGATGGTTGCTAGAAGTTTGTTGGACACGCTGAAAGCGGTCAGCGAAGACGAGAGGGACTGTGTTGCGGTCTTGGAGCGAGTGAGCAGGCTCGCGGATGACTCAG AGCCTACAGTTAGAGCGGAACTGATGGAACAAGTTCCTCACATTGCCATTTTCTGCCAAGTGAACCGGCCTTCCATTCCGTTTGCCTTTTCAAAGTACCTGCTACCGATTGTAGTGCGATACCTCGCAGATCCGAATAATCAG GTTCGAAAGACTAGTCAGGCGGCGCTTCTCATGTTGCTGGAGAAGGAGTTGATTGAGAGAGTGGACATCGAGAGCCTGGTCTGCCCCGTACTAGTCGACCTCACGGCGCCGGACAGCAACGATGATGTTAAGACTGAGGCCATGGCG ATCATCTGTAATATGGCGCCAATGGTGGGCAAAGACATCACAGAGCGGCTCTTCCTCCCAAGGTTCTGCGAGATGTGCTGCGACTGCAGGATGTTCCACGTGCGCAAG gTCTGCGCTGCAAATTTTGGGGATATGTGTTCTGTTGTTGGTGGGGAGGCTACTGAGGAGCTGTTG CTGCCGCGTTTTTTCCAGCTCTGCTCCGATAACGTGTGGGGGGTGCGGAAAGCCTGCGCCGAGTGCTTCATGACCGTTTCCTCCGCAACATCGCAGGAAGTGCGGCGGACCAAACTCGCCACGCTGTTCATCAGCCTCATAAGCGACCCCTCCCGATGG GTGAGGCAGGCTGCCTTCCAGTCCCTTGGGCAGTTTATCTCCACCTTCGCCAGCCCCTCCAGCAGCGCGGGCCAGTATTTCAAAGAGGGTGGGGACGAGGGAGACCGGAGCACGAAAGACAGACTGAATAATAG TTTTGGGGACATTTCAGAGAACTCGAATCTTGCCGAGCCCTCCATCAGAGTATCTTCAGAGGACTGGCGAGAGGACCACCTTGAATGTCAGAACCAGAAAGAGAATGTGACCTCCCCAGAACAGGACTCTAGTTCCCAGAACCGCCTCTGCCATCAGGAGAACAGTCGGGGTGATGTTCTGGGCTTCTGCCGGACCCAGGATTGCAGCGTGGATGTTGGTGAGGAAGGAGGTGGCGAGCAAGCAGCCGAGGAATTGGCTAGCGATTGTTGTGACAGTGATGCCAGTTCAAAGTGCCTCATCGGTGAAGCACAGCCCCCATATGACCTGTTAGATCCTGACATGGGTCCCTCAGAAGAGCAGCTTCTGAGTTCACGCGATCCCCCCACAAATGAGCACAGCAATTCTACGCAGGGCCTTGTGGTGCAGGACCTGCATGAGGAGAGTGCCTCCACCGTGGAGCCTACTGAACAGTCAGACTCCCCGAGacagaacattccagaacaggAACTGTACAATTCTTTTCACTACTGGAGGACGCCCATCCCCGAGATTGATCTGGacatggagctgctggagaaggAGCGCCGTAGCGATTCACCCAGCCTCGGGCCCTCTGGTCGATGCGGAGCTACCCCAGCCCTGGGCAGGAAGCAACTGGAGGAGCTCATTGAGAACCTTGAGCCGCACATTGATGACCCAGATGTAAAGG CACAAGTAGATGTTCTTACTGCTGCCCTCAGAGCCACAACACTAGACCCACATCTGGAGGAGAAGTTTCTACTGTCCAGTCGCATGCAGGTCTCCCATGATAACCCATTTGGTGTATCCCTGATGGAATCCAGTGAGTTAGAG AGTCGAGAAGCAACCCTCCACATCAGCCATGGTGGTGACTCTGAGCTGAGTGACTGCAGCagtctggaggaggagaagaaatcCAAACAGCAG GATGTGGTGCCTCAAGCTCTTCTGGATCAGTATTTATCCATGACCGACCCTTCTCGTGCCCAGACGGTGGACATGGAGATTGCCAAACATTGTGCCTACAGCCTCCCAGGTGTTGCCCTGACCTTGGGCAGACAGAACTGGCACTGTCTGCGGGACACTTATGAGACACTTGCTGCTGATATGCAG TGGAAGGTGAGGCGGACGCTGGCCTTCTCCATCCATGAGCTGGCTCTCATCTTGGGAGATCAGTTGACTGCTGCAGACCTGGTGCCCATCTTTAACAGCTTCATGAAAGACTTGGATGAGGTGCGGATAGGAGTGCTGAAGCACCTCTATGACTTCCTCAAG CTGCTACATCAAGAAACCCGTCGCAAATACCTCTATCAGCTTCAGGAATTCCTAGTGACAGACAACAGCCGAAACTGGCGCTTCAGATCCGAACTAGCTga GCAGCTGGTGCTGTTGTTGGAGCTGTATAGTGGACAGGACGTATATGACTACCTGAGACCTGTGGCCTTTAAGCTGTGCACAGACAAAGTGTCTTCTGTACGATGGACGTCTTACAGACTG CTGAGTGAGATGATCAGGAAGCTGTCGACTTGTCCCGCGCTGCTGGTAGATTTTCTAGTGGAGCTGGTGGATAAATTCTGCCACTGTCCGAAGTGGTCTGGACGACAAGCCTTTGCCTTTGTGTGTCAG CTGGTGATAGAGGATGTCTGCTTGTCTCTGGAACACTTCTCAGAGCACCTGCTGGCCCCACTGCTCCAACTGGCATCAGACCCAGTGCCCAATGTAAGGGCGCTGCTGGCCAAGACCATCCGACAGAGCTTGCTGGAAAGAG